TCCCATGACGGTGTAGCTCAAGCGCTTGCTCGAACCGACATTGCCGACGAGTACATCCGCGCAATGCAACCCGATCCGAAGCTGCAATGGCGGCCGCCCCTGCCCGCTCCATTCGGCGTTGAGCTGCTGCATCCGCCGTGCTGCGCGCAACGCACCACAACAAGCTCGGAGCACATGGTCGTCGCGATGGGCTGGCGCGCCCCAGAACGCCATGATGCCATCGCCGATAAACTTGTCGACGGTGCCGGATTCCTCCGCGATTGCCTGAGAGACGACCTCGAAATAGCGAGAAAGTTGCTCGAGCAGATCATTCGGCGCCATTTGCTCCGATAGTGTGGAAAAGTCCTTTAAGTCGGTAAAAAGCACAGTCATGAAGCGCTGTTCGACACCGAGCGTCAGGGGCGTTCCGGTCGTGATCAGCTTTCTGACGACATCCAATGGCACGAACGAAGAGAACGAACGCAAGGAAGCATCGAACAGCGAAACCGCGGCTTGCAGCTCCTTGATCTCCTTGATGCTGGACGATGCCGGCGCCGCGTACGAGAACGTCAGGTCCTGGACTGACCGCAACTCCCGCGATATTCCTTCGATCGGTTGCGACAACCGTCGCGAAATGAAATAGATCAACAGCAACTCGATGCCGCTCAGCACGGCAATCAGGGCGATCATCTGCCGGTTCGTTCGTTTGAGGGTGCCGACAAAGTCGTCGGTCGGCGTCAGGATGATGACCTCCCACGGCTGTCCGAAACTACCGGGATATCGGGTGAAAGACGCGCTGAATTCATGGCCGGTCTGCGGAGAGCGGAAGAAGAAGTCGTCGCTGTTGGTCTCGCGCTGCAACCGATAGGCCTCGCGAACATTGTCGTCGGCAATAGTGTCGAGGGTCGTGAGTTCCAGCCGGCCGTTTTCCACACGGGCGGTTTTCTTTGGATCGGGATAGGCAATGATCGTGCCCTTGTTCGGATTGGCAATGATCGTGGTGCTGCGTGGGCTGGCGCGATGGCTGGTGAGAAACCGTGCCAGCACGTCAAACGTAATATTGGCCGACGCGCAACCGATGAAGGAGCCATCCTTGATGATCGGATATCGCAGGGTAATGACGGGAGTGTTGGTATCCGGATTGGGCCAAGGTCCCTCGATGATCAGCGCGCGCGCCTCCTTCACGGCCTGGTAGCCCGAAAGGGCCCTGATATCCTCGATCGTCTCGACATCATAGCTGCCCACAACGTGGGGCCACGTATCGAAGAAGGTGCGATGCCGGACGCGTCGATGAGAGCCAGAAAAGCTGTCGATATAGCTGGAATGCCAATTCGCCGACGGCGGAATCTTCGGATCTGAACGCCTACGGTCATCGTCGACCCGAGTCGCGACCCGGTGAAAGCCGTCTTCGAAGCTGACATAGGCTGCATCGATCTGCCGCGCCGAGGTGAGCGCCTGGTAGAGCAGATTCCGGCTCTCTTCCTTTCTGAAGACCGCCGGATCCTCCGCAGCCACCGCCGCGAGCAGCTCGAGGGTCGCCGCAACGGGGTTGATCAGGTTCTCCGCGTCCTCGATGCTGGCCTGCTTGGTCTTGGTCACGACATCGTTCAGGATCGCGTTAATCGCTGCAGCGCTCTGTCGATAGTTGAACGCAAGGACGAAGATCAGCAGGGGAATGCTGAGAAGGACGAACAAGCCCGCCATTACCGCGCTGAGGTGCAGCGCGCCAAACACGCGGGCGTTGCGGTAGAAGATCCAGCCGAGCGCGGACACTAGAGCCACTAAAAACAGGCCCCAGAGCAGCGGCGCTTGCAGCCGGTGTTGCCATCCCGCGTCATCGGGGTGGTAGATCAGGCCTTCGGGCAGCTTCGTCTCGGTCCGCATACCGATATCGGCGTAAGTCTTGGCAATGCTGGTCCAGCGCTCGATGCTCTGATCGCCTAGCGGCTTGAGACGCGGTCGGATCAGCATTTCGCTTCGTATCGCCTCGAACAGCAGCGCCTTTCGCGTCTTCTGCGCCGAATACTCGCTTCGAATCAGATCGACGATCTCGTCCTTGTGGGCGAGCGCATAGGCCCAGCCCTTCAGACTTGCAGCGCGAAACGCCCGTATGCGCTCAGGATGCTGTGCAACCTGCTGTCTCGATGTGCACAGGTTGTCGCCGTAGAAGTCGAACCCGTAGTCGCGCGGCGAGAAGGCCAGATAGGGTGTGCCGTATTCCTCGAAGAGATAAGGCTCGTTCGTGCTGTACGCGACCATCGCGTCCGCTTTTCCGCTGAGCAAATCACGCGGATCGCCCGAGTGCGCAACGCGGAACAGGTCCGCGTAGTTGACCCCCTCGTGCTTCAGCATCGCCGCGATGTCGTCGCTCCCGGGGGCATCCATCAGGCGGTGCCCGCCTAATTCAGAGACCGCGTGGATGCCGGCGCGGTGGGGTACCATGATGATCGCGGCGGAATGCTGAAAGATCACGGCGAGGACGACATTATGCTCACGCTCAACGCCGCTGGCGAGAACGCTGGTCGTGCACACACCGAAATCGGCATTCCCGTAGGCGACCTCTGTGCCCGCATCTACACCAGGGCCTCCTTCGCGAATCTCGACCTCGAGTCCGTGTTCGCGATAGAAGCCCTTTGCGAGTGCGGCGTAGTAGCCGGCGAACTGGAACTGGTGTCTCCACTTCAACTGAAGCGAGACCTTCTCCAGCGCGTTCGCCGGATGCGGCAGGAGGGCTGCCGCAAGCAACAACACGAGGCTCGCGACGAGTCCTTTGACGAACTGTCGCTTCCATCGACCAATCAAGGAGAATCCCTGCATCGTGCACCTGCCCAGTCTCGCGTTCGACGGATCAAGTGCTCGCGGTGAACACCCTGCGCGCCCGCAGCATTGCAATTCCAGCTAGTTGCTCACGTGTGCCTTCATCGCCCCTCGATCTGACTGCTTCCAGAAGCTCGCACCTTTTGCATCGGCGGAAAGTCGATGGCGGTCTGGGCGAGCTTCGCTACCTCCCGCTGCGCGTTGACGAGGCGCCAGAACTGGTACGCAAACTATTCGTAGAAAGCCATGGAGCCTCTGGAACCCGATCGAAAGAGCGGGCGCTCTCTGGAGAGCGCCCGAATGTTGAATGATCGGGCCGACTACTGCCCTTGATGTGCCTTGATGGCCTGCTCAACCTCCCGTTTTACGGCTTCAAGGTTGAAGCTCGCCGGTGCCTGCATCGGAGGGAATTCGACGGCCGTTTGCGCCAATCGGCCGACCTCCTGCTGAACAAGCACGAACCGCCAGAATTCGCGGGCCATGAAATCATTCATGTAACCTCCACCCATATCGTTCAGGCTTTGACCGCGGATTGACGGTGTCCGCTCAAACGGGTCCTGGCGGATGTTGACCATGGTTGGCATATCGGTCGTGTCCTTTTCGCCTGGCCACCCGTAGGGCTGCTGGAAGAACTGAAACTTGAAGTCATCGTGGCGAAGGGCACCTAGATGCGGGCCGGCAAAATAGAAGATCTCGTGGCGAGCCGAGGGACCCTTGCCCGTCAGAAGATCCATCTGATTGTAGCCGTCGAGGTGGTTCTTGTAGGTGCGGCCGTCCAGCGTCACGCCCTTCAGAAGCTGGTCGGTAATGTTCGGATTTCCCGCCGCAGCGGTCAGTGTCGGGAACCAGTCGAGTCCCGAGAAGATTCCGTTCTCGACCGAACCCGGCTTGATGCGGCCTGGCCAGCGAATAATGGCCGGCACGCGGAATCCGCCTTCATAGCTGGTGCCTTTGGTGGCCTTGAACGGCGTCATGCCGCCATCCGGCCAGGTGAACACCTCGGCGCCGTTGTCCGTTGTGAAGATGACGATGGTGTTGTTGGTTTCGCCCATGTCGTCGATATGCTTGAGCAGCGCGCCGACGCTGTCGTCCAGCTGCGCCATGCCGGCTTCCTCGAGACCATAGTTCGACTCCGAGTTCTGCATCGCGCTGTACTTCTTCGACAGGAAGGTCCAGACGTGCATGCGCGTCGTGTTGTGCCAGACAAAGAAGGGTTTTCCGTCGCGCTTGGCCTTGTCCATGAAGTCGCTGGACGACTTGACCAACACCTCGTCGAAGGTGGTCATGTCGTACTTCGCCTTCAGGAAGGGCAGATCGTGCATGTTCGGCACGTTCGACATGTCGGAAAACGGCGGTAGCGGACCCTCGTCGACGATCCGTTGCTTGCCAATCTTCCCCCATCGCGGCATCTCGGTCGGGTCGTCCTTGTCCGTCGCGTAGCTGTGTATCAAGCTGCGTGGGCCGTACTTGTTGTAGTAGTCCTGATTGGTGGGGAACGAGTACCAGTACGGGTCAGACATCGCGTCGAGGTGGTATAAGTAGCCGAAGAATTCGTCGAAGCCGTGCACCGTCGGCAGAAATTTGTTGAGATCGCCGAGGTGGTTCTTGCCGAACTGTCCCGTTGCGTAACCGAGCGACTTGAGCGCGGTGGCGAGCGTGACAGCCTGGTCCGGTATGCCGACATCGGCGCCAGCCTGACCGACGGTCGTCAGCCCCGTGCGGATCGGCAGCTCGCCCGTGATGAAGTTGGCGCGCCCTGCCGTGCAACTCGCTTCCGCATAGTAGTCGGTGAACATCATGCCTTCGGACGCCAGCCTGTCGAGGTTCGGCGTCTTGCCTGACATCATTCCGCGGTGATAGGCGCCGATGTTGAACCAGCCGACATCGTCACCCATGATGACAAGTATGTTCGGCCGCCCGCCGCCCGGTGCCTGCTGCGCCTGCGCCTGCGTCTGAGCCAGCGCCTTTTCAACCGATGCGGCGGCGCCCAATGCGGAGGCGGCAGCCAGGCTTGTCGTCGCAAGCAGAACATTGCGACGGCTCAGATCGTGCGCGGTGTTATCCTTCGTCTCGACCATAATCGACTCCCCTTTTTATGACGCAACGAAAACCAATGTGGCTCGTGGACGTATCCACCGCTTCGGCGTGGCGCGCAGCCGGGCGATAGCGGCGGCAGTAATTCGGCGCGCACAGATGCGAGCCGCCTTTAAGAACCTTGCGGGGAATCCTGATCTTCGGCAGACACGGATCGCAGCTGTCTTGCTCAAGTCCGCCGCGTGGATCTTCCGGGATGCAACACGGCTTTGCCGCGTCGGCCTGATGTTTGGTCGACCACCAATCTGCGGTCCACTCCCAGACATTGCCGATCATGTCGTGGAGACCGTAGCCGTTCGGTGGGAATGCCAGTACCGGCGAAGTTCGCGCGTGGCCGTCGCGGTTGAGGTTTTGGTGAGGAAAAGCGCCTTGCCAGGTCTTCGCCATTTGCCTGCCGCCCGGCATGAACTCGTCACCCCAGGCGAACTCGGCGCCATCGAGGCCGCCGCGTGCGGCACACTCCCATTCGGCCTCGGTCGGCAACTCCTTGCCGGCCCATTTGGCGTAGGCTTCGGCATCGCGATAGGCGATGTGAACGACGGGATGATCGTCGAGGCCGCTGATCGAGCTGCGCGGCCCGTATGGCCTGCGCCAATTGGCGCCAAACTTGAAACGCCACCATTGCGACCAGTCACGCAGATCGACCTGATGCTTCGGTGGCGTGAAAACCAGCGAGCCAGCTTTGAGCATATGCGGCAGCGCGCCTGGATAGTCCTTCGCATCGGGGGGAATCTCGGCGAATGTCACGTAGCCTGTCGCGTTGACGAATTTGCGAAAATCACGATTGGTGACCGGCGTCCGGTCCATCCAAAAGCCACTCACGGTGACACGATGGGACGGCGCCTCTTCAGGATAGTGCCTGTCGGAGCCCATGCGGAACGTGCCGCCGGGAATCCAGATCATGCCCAGATGGCTTGGCTCATCGGACAAGGGTACGCGTGCCGTGAAGCCAACGTCGCTCATTGGGGTACTCGAAGCAGACGTGTTTGACCATGACGGACGTATGCGAACAGCCGCGGCCAGACTATGCAATTCCGGCGGGAAGCGACTTACTTGCTCGTTAGCGTCACCGACGGAAACTCTCCAAATATCCGGCGGTAGATAGCCGCAAATCGCCCGAGTTCTGAGAAACAATAGCGTCGGGCGATCTGCGCAACGCTGGTCGTAGCGGGGTCCGCGCGCCGGAGCTCCGTGCGCACCATGTTCAGTCGTCGCAGTCGCATATACTGGCCCGGACTCATCCCCAAGAACTTTACGCAGCAGTCCCTCAAGGTTCGTTCCGGTACGCCGATTGTTGCGCAAAGATCGGACAAGCTCGGCGGTTTGCCGAAATCCATCCGGAGCGCATTTTCAAATCGCGTCATGATGTCTGCGTTCTGTTGTCGTATCATTGCATGTTTGCCGACTTCGCCGGCCGTGAGGCATTCGACGAGAGCGAAAATGAGCTCCTGTTCGACCGCTCGTGCCGCTTCTCGATGAATGAATATTTCAGGCTTCATCTCGGCAAGGTGGCAAGCCCTGGAATATAGGCGCCTCAACTGCACTGCCGCGCTCTGCGGCGGTCGCAGGATTCGACCAACCGGGTACGCGATCAAATCCAGTTCGGCCAGCGACTTGCAGTAGTAAGGCAACCGGTCGAGCGGAAGCGAAACGAGCCCCCATTGGCTCGCCCCCTTCGTCCATTGATGCGCACGCTCTCCGCATGAGTGAAGAACGATGTCGCCGGGCTTTAGTTCGACACCGCTCCATACTGACGACGATGGAGAAGTTAGCGGAAATGAAACAAACGTCCGGACCGGCGCCAGCGATACGAAGGCAATGCGCTGGACATTTTCGCGGCCCCGAAACAGGTGGAGTTGCGCTAGCTTCACCCAGGTCAGGCGCGCTTCGAAATTGCCGTTTCCGGTGAGGACAAAGTCGAGGTTCGCGTCTTCGATGCCGGCGCCATAGTCGTCCGGATTGGTAAAAACCGCCGTGCCGGTCGCCATCATGCGCGTGGACCAATGAAACAGGCTGTGGAGCGCCCTCGGGGCTCCGCTTGTGCTTTCCACCCTACATGGAAGTACCAGTATCAAAGGGATCGTCGGCATCGCCTATGCAAAATCGGACTCTGCGAACGAAGCCGAGCGAACTCGGAGCGCTTTGTGGCAGCTCGCCGGTTTGCGCAAAGTCGCCGAAGGTGATTCTCCGAACAAGTCCTGGTAGGAGACGGAGAAGCGCCCCAATTCCCAGAAGCCATAATCCATCGCTATCTGTGTGACGGTGGCTGTTGCCGGATCGGCGCCGAGGAGAGTTCGCCGTGCGAGATGCATACGGCGCAGCCAAAGATACCGAATCGGTCCCATGCCCAGGCGCTCCTCGCAGCTCGCACGAAGCGTGCGCTCCGAGGCACCGACGGCAGCGCAGATATCGGCCAGATACATCGGCCGATCGCAATTCGCGGCCAAGACTTCCTCAAAGCGGTCGATGATTGCGGTGTGATACCGCCATCCGGATCCAGCCTTGGTAGGCACATCGTCGGCCAAGCAGGTCAATAGCGCGTGGACGAGCTCATTTTCCAGAGCGGCTGATACTCCGGGATGCCCAAGCGTTTCGGGCGATGCCTCGGCAAGCCCTCGGATCGCCGCATGCAGGCGCATCAACTGGACCATATGAGCGGGATCCGGATGCACCAGCCGCACGACAGGTCTATTGGTCAGCTCGCGCCCGATCAAAGCGCGACTCGCCGCCGACAGGTTATCGGTCGGCAGGGACATGGCCGCCCAGCTGTGAGGCTCTATCGTCCTAGCGTGAGCTGATGCGGCTGGCCCGTGCACGAAAATCGCGTTGGCGTCGAGTTCCATTCCAGAGTAGTAGCCGGGCGACTGGCTCGGCTCAGCATTGAATGCAAAGCCCACTCGTCGCTCGAGCATCCGGATGTGCGCTATGCGAGGCAGATTTTCCTGGCCTTGCTGCATCCAAACTTTGTCGAGATCGATTTGAACCAGCTCGCCGCAGAAGCAGCCTTTGCCCGTGATCGAGAGATCTACCTGAGCTCCCCGCAGGGCGGCTTGGTATAGGATCGGATCATCGCATGTGAACGTGGCGACTCGGGACATACTCACCACCACGATGCAAACGGGTTCCCTTTTTACATCATCCACCTTCTCAATGATACGAATAAGATAGCTACAACTAGCGGTTGCCCCCTCGTCTACGATTGGAGGTTCTTGCACGGTTGGTGTGAGCCACCGAAAGCACCGGTGAAGCGACAAAGAGTGCCAATCATCAAGCTCTGTGTGACGACAATCTCACAATGGATCTGAGGGTCCCCGAATACGACAGGGCTCCTGTCCTGCCGGTGCCTTGGCATTCCACGATGTCGATAATCTGATCCAATCGACGGCGTGAAAGGCTGAGGGCGGGCTCACGAATCCAAACCTGGCTGAAGTAGCAGATCATCCCGCCCAGCCTCGGGAGACGCCGGAATTGCATAGCCAGCGAAGCCGGCTAGAATCTAACCTGCCGTGGTTTTTTGGCAGGGCGGCGTGGTCAGGCCAAATCCTGGCGACGCGGCACTTTGTCGTTCGAGTCAGTGGGCATCCATCCGGTGGTGCCCCTCAAGTCAGGGTTGCTCCGGCCTGCGCTGCGGCGCCGGAAGGAAAACGTGTGCCTAAGTGAATTTTGCCAAAATTGCGCGGCGACTGTGTTGGCTTTGCCACGCTGCCGAACAATTGGAACGACCTCCGGCTTTCCCTCGTGAATGCGATAGGCGCGGCTTTCGTCCGCGCTTAAACTTGCGCGCGTGAGGGATTCTGGGGGTTCAACTGAAACGTGCGGGGACAATCATGAAATGGAATCCACGCAAGTCAGCTTCCGTCGCCGTTGCAATCTTACAGGCATTTTCCCAGCGGCTATTTGATTGCGCAAATATTCAGCGCGTTCTCCTCGCAGCAGCCTTTGGCTTCGCTGCTCTCCTGGCAACAGCAGAGACGTCGCGAGCCGATGAAAATGGTGTCAGCTTCTGGATTCCAGGTTTCTTCGGCAGCTTGGCGGCGGCGCCACAGCAGGCCGGCTGGTCGCTAGCATCAGTCTATTATCACACCGATGTTTCCGGAAGCGGCAACATTGCCGTATCGCGCGAAATCACTATCGGCCGGTTCAATCCCGCCCTCAACACCAGTCTCAGCGCGAATGTCAATGCACGGGCTGATCTCGGAATGCTCATACCGAGTTACGTCTTTGCGACGCCGGTTCTCGGAGGCCAGGCTTCCGTCAGTCTCCTTGGAATGTATGGCAGCAACGATACCGCACTGAACGGCACACTTTCCGGCACCTTGGCCAATGTCCCCTTTACCAGGTCGTTTGCGCTCGAACAGACCACGATCGGATTCGGCGATCTCGTGCCGCAATTTGCGCTGCGCTGGAATGCTGGCGTCAGCAATTACATGGTCTATTTGACCGGCGATATCCCGGTGGGATTGTACGACAGATTTAATCTGGCAAATCTCGGCCTTGGCCACGGCGCCATCGATGGCGGATTCGGCTATACCTATTTCAACCCGGCGACCGGACACGAAATTTCGGCCACGTTAGGCTTTACCGGAAACTTCAAGAACACATCGACTGATTATACCAGCGGCATTGATTTGCATCTCGATGTCGGGGCGTCACAGTTTTTGACCAAGCAGTTGCAAGTCGGCGTGGTTGCCTATGCCTATGAGCAACTCACTGCCGATCAGGGCTGCGCCCCGCAATTGTGCCCTTTCAAATCCCGCGTCCTCGGTATTGGCCCGCAGATTGGCTATGTGTTTCCCGTCGGCGGCATGCAGGGCTATGTGAACGTGAAAGCCTATAAGGAGTTCGAAAACTCCAATAGGCCGGACGGGTGGAACGCATGGGTCACGTTCGTGCTGTCGCCTGCGCCGCCATCCGCCGCACCGTCGCCGCCGCCAATCACCAAAGCGCCCCGGAGCTGAGAGCCTCATTCCTCAAGCCATTTCGGCCCCTGTCGGTCGATAGCCCGCGCGGAGGTACTATCCGTGTGCATCCAGAAAATCTTTTGGCCACATCACCGTCTATGAAGGTGCCATAGCAATCTCAAACACGTAAGAGGCTTGATCATGAAAAGCAGCAAGCCGTCGTTTGCCTTCGTCTCCATATTCTTTGCAGTGCTTCTCTCGTCGAGTATTGAAACACTCAATGCGCGTGACGCTGATCGTAATACTGATATAGGCTCTCGTACCTTCGCAGCCGCCCAGCCTATGCGGCGATGCATAAACACGTGTCGTGCACGCTATCGCGACTGTCGTCGTTTGAACCAGTTGCCATCGTTCGAGTGTCGGGATGTTTACCAGGACTGCACCCGATACACTTGTACTGGTTCGGGACCAGGATGACCGACGTGCCTTTTTCTGCCCTCGGCGGCGAGGCGCCAGCGCTGTAGCTCTCCACCTTCCAGGTTCGGCTGACCCGTGCCGACGAGGCGATCGGATGATGCTGCGGTGCATGAGTGCGGATGTGACCCATTGCGTCGATCTCAGGATGTCCGCTTTTGCGCCGCTCTTGATGAAGAGCTGACGTCGGCCTGCGACTTTCACTGATCACGCGACCATCGTTTGCCTGGCCAGCGCTATATCGAATGGCTGACTGATCCGCAGGGTTTAAGGGATTTGATCGAGTGCCCGTGCATGCATCCTTCATGTTTCTGGGCGTAGGCAAGCAATCCCATGATAATCAAAGCCACTATGACACATCCGGTTACGATGTTCTTCATCATGGCTGCCACTCCACGGATTGGGTTAGCGCATTACGTAGCAGGCGACTGCGTGGCCAAAGATGATGAACACCATGGGCGCGGCCGTCAATGCTCCGCAAGACCGAGGCGGCCCGAGAAGGCGGGGGTGGATGGCCAGACGGCTCCCCTGCAGGACGGCGACAGAAGTCCGGCGCGGCAAAGAAGCGGCACCGACGCAAGACTGCTTCCGAACTAGACCTTGTATTGTAACTGTTTTGTGCGAGACCTTGCCGCCGGCCGATGATGTTGGGGTTCGCGATCGTTGTACGGTCCGATTACCCTAAACGGCATAGCGACGGCCGGTCAGACAGTGCCTCTGATCCCGCCGGCCGGGCGCGAGCGATGGCTTCGTAGCCCCGCCCGCAAGACAGTTCGTGGCCTGTTGGACCGCGTTATCACGCAAGATACCATCCGCCCTTCGCTTCCTTGCGGGAGCGTTACGCGGCCTGCGGCGCCAACAGGGCACGAAGCGGAGTATCGGAATCGCGAAGACGTCGCGGGTCGATTTCGGTCCTCCGGTCGATCGCCTCCCGTACGGGCCGTACGTTGCGGCCGTCGTTGACGAAAACGCCCCCGACGATCCGACCTTTTTGCAGGAGAAGGACCGAAAAGCGATTGTCGTCGCGGCGTCCTCTGACAACGGCGTCATCGTACGAACCAGGCACACCGAGGATCTGAACGTTGGTGGCGAATTGATCGGTCCAGAACCAGGGCGTCTCGCAATAGGCCGTTGCATGGTCCAGCATCGACCTTGCGGCAACGGCTCCCTGCCGTTCCGCATTCTGCCAGGACTCGAGCCGCAGCTGGCGCTCATGGATGCCGTTCCAATGGCTCGCAACATCGCCTGCAGCGAAGATTGCGGGGTGACTGGATCTCATCGAGGCATCGACACGAATTCCATCGTCGACGTGAAGGTTAATCGCTTCCGCGAGTTCCGTGTTCGGGACAGCGCCGATTCCGACGACGACAACGTTCGCCTCGACCACGGTTCCATCGCTGAGATGCAGCCAGCGATCATTCCCCGATTGCTGGAGCTGCTCGACCGTCACTCCCAATCTCACGGCAACGCCCTTGGATCGGTGCAACTCCAACATATGTTCACTGACTTCCGGGATCACCGACCTTTGCAGCAGCCGCGCCCCCAGATCGACCAGCTCGACACTGCATCCGAGCTCCAACGCGGTGGATGCGACCTCAAGACCGATAAAGCCGCCGCCTACGATGGCTACCTTGACGCCGGTCTTGAGCAATGGTCTCAAGCGCTTTGCGTCATCAAGCGATTGCAGGTAGTGGACGGCCGGCTCCGCTGAGCCAGGTACTCTCAGCTTGCGTGGACGCGAGCCCGTCGCGAGAAGAAGTTTGTCGAACGAGATGCTACCGCCCTTTTCTAGGTAAATTCGTCGTTGCTGCGGATCAATCGAAGCCGCTCGTCCGTAGACCATCTCGACGCGCTGCCGGCTGAAGAAATCTGGATCGCGCAGCGGCAACGTGGCTTCGTCTGCACATCCGGAAAGAAAGGCCTTCGATAACGGAGGCCGCTCATAGGGAATGTAGGTCTCCCCGTTCACCAGGATGAGCCGACCGTCGAAGCCGGTGCGCCGAAGAGTTTCGGCCGCCGATACGGCCGCGAGACCACCGCCAACCAGGGCGATGGCCCGCGTCCTCTCTGACGACAGAGCAGCAGACTGGGCGTGAGGGCGCATACCCTATTCAGCCGCTTCGCTTTGCGACCGCTCAGGCCCGAAGATACGATCGAGGTTGATGTTGAGGAGATTGTACACCCCCAGCTCCTTCTCCGACATGTAACCAGGCACGAAGCGAGGCGAGAAAGCCGCGTCCTGTAACGTGTCCATCATGGCGGAGTCTTCTTCGAGCACGCGGGTGGTATAGAGCGTGTAGTCCTTGACCTTTTCCGCGAATCCGTCGTGGTCGAACCACTCCTTCGGGAAAAGCTGATAGCAGAAGATCCGGGTCTTTGTCGGCGTGATCGGCCAAATGACAAATGGGTGGACGTTGTCGGATCGCGCGAAGAGCTGCACGTTCGGACCGAGGTGACCACCGCACGCAAAGTCCTCAGTCTCGCCCTTCGCAATCAGCGAAGGCATAATGCCGAACCGAGATTTGTTGTCTTCGGTCATCGGCGCCCCGCGATAGAACGCAGTGAACGCGCCCTGACCGCTGCGGGTGCCGGTATAGCGGTTCGGAGAGAGGTTCTTTCCGATCGTTTCCTTGTGAAGAACGGGACTGTGGTACGCGTCCATCAGGTTCTCTTTTGCGAACTTCCAGTTGCACTCGAGCGTGATGTCGAGCTTCTCGGCCAGCCTGCAATCCTCCTGTTTCAGGAATCCGAAGTCTTTGTCGAACTCGGCGATGAAATCGTTAAACGCGACGGGAGCGTCAGCGAAGCTTATGAAGATCCAGCCGCCCCACCGAGACAAAGCGATTGGCCGCAATCGACAGTTCTTCGCATCAAAGTTCTTTGCGTTGCGCATATGCGGCGCACCCAAGAGCTTGCCCGAAAGGTCGTAGAGCCATCC
This genomic interval from Bradyrhizobium sp. NP1 contains the following:
- a CDS encoding helix-turn-helix transcriptional regulator, with the translated sequence MMATGTAVFTNPDDYGAGIEDANLDFVLTGNGNFEARLTWVKLAQLHLFRGRENVQRIAFVSLAPVRTFVSFPLTSPSSSVWSGVELKPGDIVLHSCGERAHQWTKGASQWGLVSLPLDRLPYYCKSLAELDLIAYPVGRILRPPQSAAVQLRRLYSRACHLAEMKPEIFIHREAARAVEQELIFALVECLTAGEVGKHAMIRQQNADIMTRFENALRMDFGKPPSLSDLCATIGVPERTLRDCCVKFLGMSPGQYMRLRRLNMVRTELRRADPATTSVAQIARRYCFSELGRFAAIYRRIFGEFPSVTLTSK
- a CDS encoding formylglycine-generating enzyme family protein, which gives rise to MSDVGFTARVPLSDEPSHLGMIWIPGGTFRMGSDRHYPEEAPSHRVTVSGFWMDRTPVTNRDFRKFVNATGYVTFAEIPPDAKDYPGALPHMLKAGSLVFTPPKHQVDLRDWSQWWRFKFGANWRRPYGPRSSISGLDDHPVVHIAYRDAEAYAKWAGKELPTEAEWECAARGGLDGAEFAWGDEFMPGGRQMAKTWQGAFPHQNLNRDGHARTSPVLAFPPNGYGLHDMIGNVWEWTADWWSTKHQADAAKPCCIPEDPRGGLEQDSCDPCLPKIRIPRKVLKGGSHLCAPNYCRRYRPAARHAEAVDTSTSHIGFRCVIKRGVDYGRDEG
- a CDS encoding ABC transporter substrate-binding protein translates to MQGFSLIGRWKRQFVKGLVASLVLLLAAALLPHPANALEKVSLQLKWRHQFQFAGYYAALAKGFYREHGLEVEIREGGPGVDAGTEVAYGNADFGVCTTSVLASGVEREHNVVLAVIFQHSAAIIMVPHRAGIHAVSELGGHRLMDAPGSDDIAAMLKHEGVNYADLFRVAHSGDPRDLLSGKADAMVAYSTNEPYLFEEYGTPYLAFSPRDYGFDFYGDNLCTSRQQVAQHPERIRAFRAASLKGWAYALAHKDEIVDLIRSEYSAQKTRKALLFEAIRSEMLIRPRLKPLGDQSIERWTSIAKTYADIGMRTETKLPEGLIYHPDDAGWQHRLQAPLLWGLFLVALVSALGWIFYRNARVFGALHLSAVMAGLFVLLSIPLLIFVLAFNYRQSAAAINAILNDVVTKTKQASIEDAENLINPVAATLELLAAVAAEDPAVFRKEESRNLLYQALTSARQIDAAYVSFEDGFHRVATRVDDDRRRSDPKIPPSANWHSSYIDSFSGSHRRVRHRTFFDTWPHVVGSYDVETIEDIRALSGYQAVKEARALIIEGPWPNPDTNTPVITLRYPIIKDGSFIGCASANITFDVLARFLTSHRASPRSTTIIANPNKGTIIAYPDPKKTARVENGRLELTTLDTIADDNVREAYRLQRETNSDDFFFRSPQTGHEFSASFTRYPGSFGQPWEVIILTPTDDFVGTLKRTNRQMIALIAVLSGIELLLIYFISRRLSQPIEGISRELRSVQDLTFSYAAPASSSIKEIKELQAAVSLFDASLRSFSSFVPLDVVRKLITTGTPLTLGVEQRFMTVLFTDLKDFSTLSEQMAPNDLLEQLSRYFEVVSQAIAEESGTVDKFIGDGIMAFWGAPAHRDDHVLRACCGALRAARRMQQLNAEWSGQGRPPLQLRIGLHCADVLVGNVGSSKRLSYTVMGDGVNVAARLEGLNKAFGTTICISDSVFNAVSSQVVARPLRQVRVKGREQEFMVFELLGMIGCGDAEIEARPSDQRLSQLTWQASEYFERRDFSEAARRYQKILEEFPDDPVAKSMLEVVFSNIMPTGTMGAGRAARGRGR
- a CDS encoding arylsulfatase; protein product: MVETKDNTAHDLSRRNVLLATTSLAAASALGAAASVEKALAQTQAQAQQAPGGGRPNILVIMGDDVGWFNIGAYHRGMMSGKTPNLDRLASEGMMFTDYYAEASCTAGRANFITGELPIRTGLTTVGQAGADVGIPDQAVTLATALKSLGYATGQFGKNHLGDLNKFLPTVHGFDEFFGYLYHLDAMSDPYWYSFPTNQDYYNKYGPRSLIHSYATDKDDPTEMPRWGKIGKQRIVDEGPLPPFSDMSNVPNMHDLPFLKAKYDMTTFDEVLVKSSSDFMDKAKRDGKPFFVWHNTTRMHVWTFLSKKYSAMQNSESNYGLEEAGMAQLDDSVGALLKHIDDMGETNNTIVIFTTDNGAEVFTWPDGGMTPFKATKGTSYEGGFRVPAIIRWPGRIKPGSVENGIFSGLDWFPTLTAAAGNPNITDQLLKGVTLDGRTYKNHLDGYNQMDLLTGKGPSARHEIFYFAGPHLGALRHDDFKFQFFQQPYGWPGEKDTTDMPTMVNIRQDPFERTPSIRGQSLNDMGGGYMNDFMAREFWRFVLVQQEVGRLAQTAVEFPPMQAPASFNLEAVKREVEQAIKAHQGQ